The proteins below are encoded in one region of Colletotrichum lupini chromosome 5, complete sequence:
- a CDS encoding acyl-CoA dehydrogenase domain-containing protein: protein MSIKVKNVPVVEPYGNPAPFAEPAWYNTLASPYYDESHRRVRDYVRKYIEEHIAPNIQEWEEKGHVPHEARIHFAKSGLAFPELPREYAGDVPLPGNVPAEKWDIFHSLVVSYEASRIWAAGVSVGLNGGTTIGVPPVIHHGTEEQKRWWLPGLVNGKKSFCLGCTEPTGGSDLANLKTTATKSDDGTYYTVNGHKKWISGAIRASHMTTAVRTGGPGIKGISVLVIPLDLPGVSRRKISNSGWNAGDSTWVTLDNVKVPVNHLIGQENAGFQYIMTNFNKERFILAVLMNGQARICLGDAWAYAIDRHTFGKPLMHHQIIRHKLITMARYIESHWAWLEQIAYHAHTTGSMGTELASRIAMAKIHGGRLLELANREAQQIFGGAGYQRGGVGARVEQISRDLRVNIVGGGSEEIITDLAVRQEIGAAEFAMCRCRDSLKDPTLPLSHTIPLILFSRCSSGSLRAPIGGHVTEVSGILNCKQGRAGTAERGCCLSKFWRRRKSTLSTLSCKIPFIRYITRRGKNIPSNAFRRNIPRSELGMSVGSNGTFLNLGFVGPPPPTLFLPSTTFPFCFLRNRQKKVRSSFNNYRTRQTHHRIDPARKMEQAVRDFKTLGRSKSTPSGLDNKWVFGVRHVELNPPGDLVIAVHPVSRFVLRGGPAQILSQPTERDRARATVTPLLQAFFKGSPGAEHAAFAPWSWSTDSPELAAAIGPELAAAGIPGGLEKVTVCSAEEKEILGETWSELRDLLMNFMGGSRPGQATAVPSAVSPGDSSKCHGCGLSSENFSSPMKKCSACQKAWYHSQDCQRSHWKMHKPTCVAHRPAPAPSTAASPGMGPAYNYYNNVARKSEEGQALLRSLNIDPISVRPGMDLPLRRLVIAGKDTPEYLRILFGPTFASEEKELERVRLEVLIDPPRGSPMYVQQDLDDAGTKPPTRALRPASEAELETLKEVREIQEKVRQKVGVGRSPDTRVMQEVLMTCGPDWSEKLQLYMLAVNTMDQGVRR from the exons ATGTCAATCAAAGTCAAGAATGTTCCCGTCGTTGAGCCATACGGCAACCCTGCGCCCTTTGCGGAGCCGGCGTGGTACAATACCCTGGCTTCTCCTTACTATGATGAAAGCCATCGGAGGGTGAGGGACTACGTGCGCAAGTACATCGAGGAGCATATCGCGCCCAATATTCAAGAGTGGGAAGAGAAGGGACATGTCCCCCATGAAGCAAGAATTCACTTTGCCAAATCAGGCTTGGCTTTCCCAGAGTTGCCGCGTGAATATGCTGGCGATGTTCCATTACCAGGCAATGTCCCAGCTGAGA AATGGGATATCTTTCACTCGCTTGTTGTAAGCTACGAAGCTAGTAGAATATGGGCTGCCGGGGTGTCTGTGGGACTCAACGGCGGCACGACAATCGGCGTACCTCCTGTCATCCATCATGGCACAGAAGAGCAGAAGAGATGGTGGCTTCCTGGGCTTGTTAACGGGAAAAAAAGCTTTTGTCTCGGTTGTACTGAGCCTACTG GCGGTTCCGATTTGGCGAATTTGAAGACCACGGCAACCAAATCAGATGATGGAACATATTACACCGTCAACGGCCACAAG AAATGGATCAGCGGTGCGATACGTGCTAGCCACATGACAACTGCTGTAAGGACTGGAGGCCCTGGTATTAAGGGCATCTCAGTCCTGGTCATTCCTCTTGATCTTCCCGGCGTTTCTCGACGcaagattagtaatagtgGATGGAACGCTGGAGACAGCACATGGGTGACACTGGACAATGTCAAAGTACCTGTCAACCACCTCATCGGGCAGGAGAACGCTGGGTTTCAGTACATTATGACCA ACTTCAACAAGGAACGATTCATCCTTGCTGTACTCATGAACGGCCAGGCCAGAATTTGCCTGGGAGACGCCTGGGCATATGCCATAGACCGCCACACATTCGGCAAGCCACTCATGCATCATCAGATCATTCGACATAAGCTCATCACAATGGCGCGCTACATCGAGTCGCACTGGGCCTGGCTCGAACAGATTGCGTATCATGCTCACACTACCGGCTCAATGGGCACAGAACTAGCATCAAGGATCGCGATGGCCAAGATTCACGGCGGACGTCTTCTAGAGCTCGCGAACCGGGAGGCACAGCAGATATTTGGTGGTGCTGGATATCAGCGTGGCGGCGTTGGGGCTCGCGTCGAACAGATCAGCAGAGACCTTCGAGTGAACATCGTCGGTGGCGGAAGTGAGGAGATCATCACGGACTTGGCTGTTCGGCAAGAGATTGGCGCAGCT GAATTCGCAATGTGCAGGTGTCGCGATAGCCTCAAGGATCCAACGCTGCCCCTCAGCCACACGATCCCGCTTATTCTTTTTTCCCGATGTTCGTCCGGCTCGCTCCGCGCACCAATCGGAGGTCATGTCACCGAAGTGTCCGGCATCTTGAATTGCAAACAGGGGCGGGCAGGTACGGCCGAGCGTGGCTGCTGTCTCTCGAAGTTTTGGAGGAGAAGAAAGTCGACACTCTCAACACTTTCCTGCAAGATCCCGTTCATAAGGTACATAACTAGACGGGGCAAGAACATCCCCTCAAATGCGTTTCGAAGGAACATTCCCCGTTCCGAGCTTGGAATGTCCGTGGGCTCGAATGGAACTTTCCTGAACCTTGGATTTGTTGGACCCCCGCCCCCAACACTATTCCTGCCATCTACAACCTTTCCATTTTGCTTTCTACGCAATCGACAAAAAAAAGTCAG GTCATCGTTCAATAACTACCGCACTAGACAAACGCACCATCGTATTGATCCCGCCCGCAAAATGGAGCAAGCGGTAAGGGACTTCAAGACTCTCGGCCGGTCAAAGTCAACGCCTTCGGGTCTTGACAACAAATGGGTTTTTGGTGTCCGACACGTCGAACTCAATCCGCCTGGAGATCTGGTAATCGCCGTACACCCAGTCAGCCGGTTCGTGTTGCGAGGCGGCCCGGCTCAGATCCTCTCGCAGCCTACCGAACGTGATAGAGCCAGAGCGACTGTGACTCCCCTTCTCCAAGCCTTCTTCAAAGGCAGCCCAGGTGCTGAACATGCTGCGTTTGCTCCCTGGAGCTGGTCGACAGACAGTCCCGAGCTCGCTGCCGCTATTGGGCCAGAGCTGGCTGCTGCAGGAATCCCGGGTGGTCTTGAGAAGGTGACCGTTTGCTCTGCTGAGGAAAAGGAGATCCTCGGAGAAACTTGGTCTGAGCTCAGAGACCTCCTGATGAACTTCATGGGTGGTAGCAGGCCCGGACAGGCGACCGCAGTTCCGTCCGCTGTGTCACCCGGGGACTCATCCAAATGCCATGGCTGTGGTCTCTCCTCCGAAAACTTCTCCTCGCCGATGAAGAAGTGTTCCGCGTGTCAGAAGGCATGGTATCATTCCCAGGACTGCCAGCGCTCGCACTGGAAAATGCACAAGCCGACCTGTGTCGCCCACCGCCCGGCTCCAGCCCCGTCCACGGCTGCGTCGCCGGGCATGGGCCCCGCATACAACTATTACAACAATGTGGCGCGAAAATCTGAGGAGGGGCAGGCGTTGTTGCGCTCGCTTAACATCGATCCTATCTCAGTTCGCCCAGGAATGGATTTGCCACTGCGCCGTCTCGTCATCGCTGGCAAAGACACGCCTGAATACTTGCGAATTCTCTTTGGGCCGACGTTTGCTAGCGAGGAGAAGGAATTGGAGAGGGTTAGGCTGGAGGTCCTGATTGACCCTCCTCGTGGCTCCCCAATGTACGTGCAACAAGACCTTGATGACGCCGGAACCAAGCCTCCCACTCGTGCGCTTCGACCGGCGAGCGAGGCGGAACTGGAGACGTTGAAGGAAGTGCGGGAGATCCAGGAGAAAGTCAGGCAGAAGGTTGGGGTTGGGCGTTCGCCTGATACAAGAGTCATGCAAGAAGTCCTGATGACTTGTGGGCCTGATTGGTCAGAGAAGTTGCAGCTGTACATGCTTGCAGTCAATACTATGGACCAAGGTGTCCGCCGCTGA